The Faecalibacter bovis genome includes the window CATCAATTTTGACAGCAGTTTGAGCAACAGCACTGGCAATTGCACCACCTAAAGCCAAATATCCTGCAACTGTAATAACAGTAGCCGGAAGAACAACCGGAGCAGCTAAAAGAGTTCCGCTAATCGCAGTTAAAGCTAATCCGACATTACGAACGATTTTAAACCATTTAGGCGTTTCATTGGTTACTCGTTCAACTAAATTTAAACTATCCTTTTTCATCACGTTTATTTTTAAGATTCAACATTTCAAGAGTTGTAATTCTTGATTCTAAATATTCGACACGTTGGCTGAGTAAATCATAACTGTTTTTAAATTCGGTTTTGATTAATAAAGCCATCGTTTTTACTTCTGTAATATCCTTTTCCATTTTCTTAAAATCGGAGTGTAATTGCTTAATAAAGTAGGCAACCACAGCCAATAATAAACTTGAAACTGAACCAAAAAGGACATTTAAAACCAATTCATTTTCCATAGCTTCTGATTTTAGAATTGAAAATTATTCTCAATCCGAATTTGATTTTCTTTGCTTTTGGCAATCTTCAAAAGTTTCGGATAAACCACATCATAAGCTTTACGACTATGGGTAACTTGATAATCACCATTGATCAATTCAAAACCAAACCCAGTCAACGGACATCCTGCTGTTTGTAAATAGGTATTTCCGATATGGATGTACACATAATCAAAATTCGGAAGCTGATCGATTTCAATCATACCTTCGTGGACTTTACCCATCAGATTTCTATACTTAGTATTCATACCGCCCCAAGAATTGACAATCAATTTAAAATCACCTGTAGGAATTGCAGTTTGGTTTGGAATTTTATCGGCTCGTATTTTATCTTCCAAAAGGTAACTTTGAAAGATTCCATCAATGTATAAATGACTCAACGTACTTTGCTTTCCTTGAGCCACACGCACAATTTTTACTCTCATCATTCATTCAATTAAAGTGAAACAAAAAAGAGCCTTTTCAAATCGAAAAGACTCTTTAACCAATTAACAGCTTAAAAAGCATCTTCGATTTTCAAGCAGTTTCCAGAGGCGAAAGGATAATAGTTTCCGTTGACTTCTTGGAAAAACTCAATACCAATACATTGTACAACCGTTACATTATTTCCTAAAGTTGGCGCACCTGGTAAAGCTGCCGAAATCGTATCTCCGGCATACGGAGTGTTTAACGGAATATAATCCGAGTACGTAACAACATTCAATTCGTTATTAATAGGATCATCAGCTTCATAATTTCCAGTCGTAGGATTGAAAGAGAAATCAGCTAATACAGCCAATGCATTAATCAATCGGAAATGTGTAGATCCTGCAGGAGCAGAAACCAATTCAGCAGGATTAAAAGCAGCAATTATAAAATCAGCTTCGTTTCTGTCTACGTTATGCTCTACATCGTAAGGTGCATTAAAAACACCATTAATCGAAAGACGTTTGTCAAACTCAAAGCCTATTAAATATTGACGTTGAGTAGAAATTTCAACTTTTCTGTAACCTCTGGCTTCAGTACCATCTTCCAAATTGATTTTCTTCATCACCGAAGTTAATCTACCTGTAACTTGGCTATCTGCCATTTTACTCATTACTTGTGATAGAGCAGTACGAAGTGATTTCCCTGCCTTAGCACAACCACCAAACTCATTCATATTTTCACGAGTACGTTCAAACTCAGGCGCAGTTTTCACTTGCTGAGCAGTAGGACCACCAACTAAACCGGCATAAAAACCTGGTTGCCCTTTAATTTTGAAATGACGTACATCTCCAATCGTACCGATGTATTTCATCAAACCTTTTTGTCTTGCCATAACAATAAATTTTTTAGTTAAACAATTGATATTAATCGTATTACAAAGTTGGTTGATTAAATTTGTATAGACAATATGTAACTAATTGCAATACAATGAAATACAGTGCTAAAGAACCTTATTACGTGGAAACATTTTATAATGTATTAGAAATCAAAGATGCAGATACTTTGGTTGTGAAACACGCCTTTTCGAAAGAAGAAAAAGAAATCAGATTATACGGAATAGATGCACCAGAAATCCGAATGAATAGAAAATTAAAATCAGATGAAGAAAAAACACATCTTCCTGCAAGTTTGTTGATTGAGTTAGGATGAGAGGCAAGAAATTACATAACTAACGTTTTGAGTGTTGGAGATAGTATAACCATACTTACAGAAATAAAAAATGCCTACGATTTTTATCATAGGCAATTAGGTTATGTTATTCTGGAATCAGGCGAATGTTTAAATGAATTGTTGCTTCAAAATGGATATGCAAAAGCATCAAGAGATTATTATTGTTCAAAATTAGCAGAATATCAGTTGATGAATCGTACTGCTCAGTTAAATAAAGTCGGATTATATGCTCGAATTTCCCATTTTTAAGCCCAGATCAAATGTTAAAGTTTCGTTTTTTTTGGCTTAAAATCTATGCTCAACAAAGACTTAAAACATACTTTTTCAATTGTTGTACTTATGTTGTACCAAATGCTATAAAATGAGTAATCAACCCACTAAAATAAAGACTTTGCAAAGAAACTTTGGATAATACGATGTTATGTGTAGTGCTAATTTATAAGTTCAATTTTTTCAATCAGATATTCAGAGTTGTAAAGTAGTAAAGTTCTCACTTCATTTCTTTCATTGTATTCAATTTTATAGACTTTAGACGTTAAATTATGTAGCGAATTATTTTTTGATGATTCTACTGATTTTAAAGTTTTATAAGATTCAATAAGCTCAATTGGTCGCTTATTTTTATCGTATTTTATTAGCGTTTCGTAAGGTAATTGGCTACAAACTAAACATCCAGAATATTCATATTTTACAACTCTCGAATTTTCATCAAATGTAAACGTGTATGTCCAATTTTGTTTAAAATCTTTCTCTGTCTTTTCACTATTCCAGTTTACTACAACTTCATTTTTATATTTAAGATTTGTAAACTCAGTGGGAAATAAATATGGCTTAGAGAAGTTTTTACGATAAAAATTCAAGTCAATTATTTGTTTAGCGTTTATTGTGTCAATTTTTGTTTCCTTAATCTCATTATTACTGAATTTTTCAATCTTAAAAACTCTATTTTGAGCATTTACGATTTGAGATGAAATAGTTAAGAAAATTATTATAAGGACGGTTTTCATAGCATTACACATAACGAGCCGAGTATTTGCGAAGAACGGGAGAGAATTTGAGCGAAAGCTCAAGTTCGTCCGTTCAAGTAAATTGCTTGGCTGAAACTAAATTAATTTAAAGTTTTAAGAAAAGCAATTTTGCGAGCGGAAAATAATGGATAAAAAGTTAGCCTTCAGCCCGATTTTTTGCGAAATACTATGTTGTGTGCAGTTTTTATTTTTTAAAGTTAGAAATTATTAGTTTTAGTTTTTTCGAGTTCACATTTAATTCAGATATTTCTAAATTATAATCTTTTCCTGATTTTGTAATAATTGTTAAAAATTCTGATGAAATATTTCCTGAATAATTTCTATCAATCTGAATTTCATCTATTGCATTCCACGAAATAAATTTATTTTTTAAATATATTCCTTTAGAATTAATTTTTAATTGGATTTTTTTATTTGTTATTCTTGTTATATAGTAAATTGAATTGCTTATTCCAATTATTAGAAGAATGATTGCTAAAGTTTTATTTTCTTTTTCAAAATATAAATATGCAGATAATCCAAACGTAATAATAACCGACAAAAATTCGAAGTTTAATAGACTTTTTGAGTATTTAAAGTTATATTCTTTTTGATTCATTAAAATAAAGCGTAAGTTTTCGAAAAATTGCACACAACGAGCCTAGTATTTGCGAAGAACGGGAGAGAACTTGAACGAAGTTCAAGTTCGTGCGTTCAAGCAAATTGCTCTTTTCTAAAACTAATTTAAGTTGAAGTTTTTAGAAAAGCA containing:
- a CDS encoding DUF5675 family protein, which produces MMRVKIVRVAQGKQSTLSHLYIDGIFQSYLLEDKIRADKIPNQTAIPTGDFKLIVNSWGGMNTKYRNLMGKVHEGMIEIDQLPNFDYVYIHIGNTYLQTAGCPLTGFGFELINGDYQVTHSRKAYDVVYPKLLKIAKSKENQIRIENNFQF
- a CDS encoding thermonuclease family protein, whose product is MTNVLSVGDSITILTEIKNAYDFYHRQLGYVILESGECLNELLLQNGYAKASRDYYCSKLAEYQLMNRTAQLNKVGLYARISHF